GTGCCGACGCTGATCGCCTTGTCATAGATGACCGAGAAACCTGCGAGTGATATGTCAACTAACGGGCACTCGACCTGCATACTGCCGCCGCAATTCGCGTCTGGCTCAAGCAGCACCCAGACTCCCTCGATCGACTTTCTGGCTTCCTTGCGATGGCTGCGCACCGCGCGGTCAGTGGGATCGGCGGTAATTCGCGATCCCTTTTCTTCGCGCAGGCTATCCTGGACCTCCAGCGTGGTTGCCCCGTTGTTGGGCTCCAGTGGGATGAGGCAATCATTGGGTGAGGAATTTTCCGTGCCATCGTCGCCGAGCCGGATCGGTTCCTCCGCCATTGTTTCACCCCCAATCGGTACGCAATCGCCATCGAGACTCGACGGGTGCACAGCATCGGCTCATCGGTCCGAGCGGTTGCGGACTTCCGATTAGCCGCTTCAGGTCCGAAAATTAGTG
This genomic stretch from Planctomycetia bacterium harbors:
- a CDS encoding PilZ domain-containing protein, coding for MAEEPIRLGDDGTENSSPNDCLIPLEPNNGATTLEVQDSLREEKGSRITADPTDRAVRSHRKEARKSIEGVWVLLEPDANCGGSMQVECPLVDISLAGFSVIYDKAISVGTKGYVSYRNMCDKPIRVAFTIKWCIRQSQFRYLIGASLDKRLNIEDRRPAKTRPGRHVVSGIRARRIFDVAPVASPASANHDFRLPAPHVISPQVGETEEIPLADD